Proteins encoded together in one Quercus lobata isolate SW786 chromosome 3, ValleyOak3.0 Primary Assembly, whole genome shotgun sequence window:
- the LOC115979326 gene encoding GDSL esterase/lipase At5g14450-like: MDVNLGRRWRGPIAVALRSVEAVAFLVFLVVGFSIFMAMGRSKTLNQIELKNHSGHCNFPAIFNFGDSNSDTGSKSAAYDRLPSPNGDTFFGKPSGRFCDGQLVIDFIAEKLGLPYLSGYLDSIGTNFRYGANFATAGSTIQPVDAKIFEMGFSPFSLDIQLFQFEQFKARTIELYKEGRSSYIESSFPRPVDFSKALYTLDIGQNDLHGGFVSMTEKQVLASTPNIINQSAEAVKKLYQLGARSFWIHNTGPIGCLPFAVIYYPPKPENMDQSGCVKSHNEVAKEFNRQLQERVTQLGAQLPDAILTYVDIFSAKYTLISEAKKLGFANPHGYCCGHLGDYNVDCGRKAMVNGTEIIGASCSNPSEYISWDGVHYSHAANKWIANQILNGNLSNPPIPITGACHKLGHS; the protein is encoded by the exons ATGGACGTTAACCTCGGAAGGAGATGGAGGGGTCCTATAGCTGTGGCACTAAGGAGTGTGGAAGCAGTGGCTTTCTTGGTTTTTCTGGTTGTTGGGTTCTCAATTTTCATGGCAATGGGACGCTCTAAAACTCTTAATCAAATTGAACTGAAAAATCATTCAGGTCATTGTAACTTTCCAGCAATATTCAACTTTGGGGATTCAAACTCTGACACTGGAAGCAAATCAGCGGCGTATGATCGGCTTCCCTCTCCTAACGGTGACACCTTCTTTGGTAAACCTTCGGGGAGGTTCTGCGATGGACAACTTGTCATTGATTTTATAG CTGAGAAGCTGGGATTGCCATACTTGAGCGGGTATCTAGATTCTATTGGGACAAATTTTCGATATGGGGCAAATTTTGCTACAGCGGGGTCTACTATTCAGCCAGTTGATGCCAAAATATTTGAGATGGGTTTTAGCCCCTTCTCTCTTGACatacagctttttcaatttgaaCAATTCAAAGCACGCACCATTGAGCTATACAAGGAAG GTAGAAGCTCATATATCGAAAGCAGTTTCCCCAGACCAGTGGACTTTTCCAAGGCACTATACACATTGGATATTGGACAGAATGATCTTCATGGTGGGTTCGTGTCGATGACAGAGAAACAAGTGCTGGCATCAACACCAAATATTATCAATCAATCTGCTGAGGCAGTCAAG AAACTATACCAATTAGGAGCAAGATCATTTTGGATACATAATACAGGTCCTATTGGCTGCTTGCCTTTTGCTGTAATATATTATCCTCCAAAGCCAGAAAATATGGACCAAAGTGGTTGTGTGAAGTCCCACAATGAGGTCGCCAAGGAATTTAACAGGCAGCTTCAAGAGAGGGTGACCCAACTGGGAGCGCAACTTCCTGATGCAATACTTACTTATGTTGACATTTTCTCGGCTAAATACACTTTAATTTCTGAAGCAAAGAAGCTTG GTTTTGCTAATCCACATGGATACTGTTGTGGGCATCTTGGAGATTACAATGTTGACTGTGGAAGGAAGGCAATGGTGAATGGGACTGAAATCATAGGGGCTTCATGCAGCAATCCTTCAGAGTACATTAGTTGGGATGGCGTACATTATTCTCATGCTGCAAATAAATGGATAGCCAACCAAATTCTTAACGGCAACCTTTCCAACCCTCCGATCCCAATTACTGGAGCTTGTCACAAGCTTGGTCATTCATGA